A DNA window from Flavisolibacter ginsenosidimutans contains the following coding sequences:
- a CDS encoding glycoside hydrolase family 43 protein, whose product MPSVKTIPHCFLFFFLLTGFCAAAQNYFTNPLLPSGADPWIIQKDGYYYFTHTTGRNIVLYKTTNIANLKTAEKKLIWQPPDGTMYSKQLWAPELHFINNKWYFYFAADDGKNDNHRLYALENSSHDPMKGRWVFKGKIAAATDKWAIDGSVFSFKKQWYVIWSGWEGDANGEQDIYIAKLKNPWTVDGDRVRISSPVFDWERYGDLHDAENPPHVSVNEGPEALLHKDKLFIVYSASGCWTDNYSLGLLTLTGNDNLLDSSSWKKSERPVFATSIENKVYAPGHNSFFKSADGTEDWIIYHANSEAGQGCGGHRSVRAQKFSWSDEGLPLFGTPVKEGERLAAPSDKRKQKRQVETAVLAE is encoded by the coding sequence ATGCCATCTGTAAAAACAATACCGCACTGCTTCCTGTTTTTCTTTTTGCTGACGGGCTTTTGCGCGGCGGCGCAAAATTATTTTACCAATCCCTTGTTGCCTTCAGGCGCCGACCCCTGGATAATTCAAAAAGACGGCTATTATTACTTCACACACACAACGGGACGGAATATTGTGTTGTACAAAACAACCAACATCGCCAATTTAAAAACGGCCGAAAAAAAACTTATTTGGCAGCCGCCCGACGGCACGATGTATTCAAAACAACTATGGGCGCCGGAGTTGCATTTCATCAACAACAAATGGTATTTCTATTTTGCGGCTGATGACGGAAAGAACGACAATCATCGCTTGTATGCTTTGGAAAATTCTTCACACGATCCAATGAAAGGCCGGTGGGTTTTTAAAGGAAAGATTGCCGCGGCAACCGACAAGTGGGCCATTGACGGTTCGGTATTTAGCTTTAAAAAACAATGGTACGTGATCTGGTCTGGATGGGAAGGCGATGCAAACGGTGAACAAGACATTTACATTGCCAAACTAAAAAATCCCTGGACGGTAGACGGCGACCGTGTGCGCATTTCAAGCCCCGTGTTTGATTGGGAGCGGTACGGCGATTTACACGATGCCGAAAATCCACCGCATGTTTCGGTGAACGAAGGGCCCGAAGCGCTTCTTCACAAAGACAAATTGTTTATTGTTTATTCGGCCAGCGGTTGTTGGACCGATAATTATTCACTGGGTCTTTTAACCTTAACCGGCAATGATAATTTGCTCGATTCATCATCGTGGAAGAAAAGTGAGCGGCCTGTGTTTGCAACGTCAATAGAAAACAAGGTTTACGCACCGGGGCACAATTCGTTTTTCAAATCAGCCGATGGCACAGAGGATTGGATAATTTATCACGCCAACAGCGAGGCTGGGCAGGGTTGCGGCGGGCATCGTTCGGTGCGGGCACAAAAGTTTTCGTGGAGCGATGAAGGTTTGCCTTTGTTTGGAACGCCAGTGAAAGAAGGCGAAAGGCTTGCGGCGCCTTCGGATAAAAGAAAACAAAAACGGCAGGTTGAAACCGCAGTGTTGGCCGAATGA
- a CDS encoding glycoside hydrolase family 43 protein codes for MNSVSLLLRLKVLLFVVAVASCGKGSGGGDGNNPSPPATNTFTNPLLSSGPDPWIIKSGSNYYYTHTLGNRVALWKTSKVSDLKNANPQTVWSAPANGANSKNVWAPELHFLENKWYVYYTAGSGANNTQRTFVLENASSDPLSGTWTDKGQIGDAAADYFAIDGTVLNYNNKNYFIWSGWASATDNNQRIYIARMSNPWTLETARSLISSPQYAWEMNGAPPAVNEGPEVLKNAAGKVFLIYSASGCWTDDYCLGMLTLKDGGDPLNASDWTKNTTPVFTKNTNGGAFGPGHNSFFKSVDGTEDWILYHANPQSGLQCGDSRSPRIQKFTWNADGTPAFGTPVNINMPITKPSGE; via the coding sequence ATGAATTCCGTAAGCCTTCTTTTACGATTGAAAGTTTTGCTGTTTGTAGTCGCTGTCGCTTCGTGCGGCAAAGGAAGCGGTGGCGGCGATGGAAACAATCCGTCCCCGCCTGCAACAAACACATTCACCAATCCCTTGCTTTCGTCCGGCCCCGATCCCTGGATCATTAAATCAGGTTCGAATTACTATTACACGCATACGCTTGGCAACCGCGTTGCGCTTTGGAAAACAAGCAAGGTCTCGGACTTGAAAAACGCAAACCCGCAAACCGTTTGGAGCGCACCGGCAAACGGCGCAAATTCAAAGAATGTTTGGGCGCCTGAGCTGCATTTTCTCGAAAACAAATGGTACGTGTATTACACGGCCGGTTCGGGTGCAAACAACACGCAACGGACCTTTGTTTTAGAGAACGCATCATCCGATCCACTGAGCGGAACGTGGACAGACAAAGGACAAATTGGGGATGCGGCCGCGGACTATTTTGCCATTGACGGAACGGTGCTTAACTACAACAACAAAAATTATTTTATCTGGAGCGGATGGGCATCCGCCACTGACAACAACCAACGAATTTACATTGCCCGCATGAGCAATCCGTGGACGCTGGAAACTGCCCGCAGTTTGATTTCATCACCGCAATACGCTTGGGAGATGAATGGTGCGCCGCCGGCTGTGAACGAAGGCCCGGAGGTTTTGAAAAATGCAGCCGGTAAAGTGTTTTTGATTTACTCGGCCAGTGGTTGTTGGACGGATGATTATTGTCTTGGTATGCTCACCTTAAAGGACGGCGGCGATCCGTTAAACGCAAGCGATTGGACAAAGAATACAACACCCGTGTTTACAAAAAATACCAACGGTGGCGCATTTGGTCCAGGACACAATTCTTTTTTTAAATCGGTGGATGGAACGGAAGATTGGATACTTTATCACGCCAATCCACAAAGCGGTTTGCAATGCGGTGACAGCAGAAGTCCACGAATACAAAAGTTTACGTGGAATGCCGATGGCACACCCGCTTTTGGAACGCCGGTAAACATCAATATGCCCATCACAAAACCTTCGGGGGAATAA
- a CDS encoding RagB/SusD family nutrient uptake outer membrane protein: MKKTYFIIITVALWAMSCKKSELNIANPNQPTTQQFWQTANDAQLGVNAIYSTYHRAGLSRWMHFLTIIRADEGFSTSPAPWIRNYYDLFNYENYNDGLITSLWYDCYTGINRCNQVLDNVPAINMDNTQKQQLLGEAKFMRGLFYYTLALHYGNVPVILHVPKPSEYYPSTTPQDGVYAQAAQDFTDATTALPATYDASNKGRATKGAAYAMLGKVYMQQRKWQQAKDALQWLAEGPGASNYNLVANYRDNFIETTENNSESVFEFQNAANPIDAFDNDAGDGDPNHTPDKLNYGTSIPPFFAPRPIGFTDGQAFRWVVWEFLKESQTNGQRDPRVAATFLYDSTDVRGPNFTLVYGQTWTSRAYSNDLNDPIAVATNRTVYWRKFLDDATMNGEVFHSGNNYRYLRYADVLLLYAEALNALGQTTQAYTFVDKVRVRAGLKTLTAAMPGLSQQAFLTQLKHERITELSGEGHRWEDLIRWGDLSASLSSKDPAFVNFKTGKNEVLPIPQFDLDNNPNLKQNPGY, translated from the coding sequence ATGAAAAAGACATACTTCATCATAATCACGGTGGCTTTGTGGGCAATGAGCTGCAAAAAGAGTGAATTGAACATTGCCAATCCCAACCAACCCACCACGCAACAGTTTTGGCAAACGGCCAATGATGCGCAACTGGGTGTGAACGCCATTTACAGCACGTATCACCGCGCAGGCCTTAGCCGGTGGATGCACTTTCTTACCATCATACGTGCTGATGAAGGCTTCAGTACCAGTCCCGCGCCGTGGATTCGCAATTACTACGACCTGTTCAACTACGAGAATTACAACGATGGCTTGATTACAAGTTTGTGGTACGATTGCTACACCGGCATCAACCGTTGCAACCAGGTTTTGGACAACGTGCCGGCCATCAACATGGACAACACGCAAAAGCAACAATTGCTGGGTGAAGCAAAGTTTATGCGCGGACTTTTTTATTATACGCTGGCCTTGCATTACGGCAATGTGCCCGTGATATTGCACGTACCTAAACCAAGTGAGTATTATCCGTCCACCACACCGCAAGACGGAGTTTACGCACAGGCTGCGCAGGACTTTACCGATGCAACAACGGCTTTGCCAGCAACTTATGATGCGAGCAACAAGGGCCGTGCAACAAAAGGCGCAGCTTATGCCATGCTGGGCAAGGTGTACATGCAGCAACGCAAATGGCAACAAGCGAAGGATGCCTTGCAATGGTTGGCAGAAGGCCCGGGTGCAAGTAACTACAACCTCGTAGCCAATTACCGCGACAACTTCATTGAAACAACGGAAAACAATTCCGAGTCGGTATTTGAGTTTCAAAACGCGGCCAATCCGATTGATGCCTTTGACAACGATGCCGGCGACGGCGATCCAAACCACACACCCGACAAATTGAATTACGGCACGTCCATTCCGCCCTTCTTTGCACCGCGTCCCATTGGCTTTACCGACGGGCAGGCTTTTCGTTGGGTCGTGTGGGAGTTTTTAAAGGAGAGCCAAACAAACGGTCAACGCGACCCGCGTGTAGCTGCAACTTTCCTGTATGATTCAACCGACGTACGCGGCCCGAACTTTACTTTGGTTTACGGACAAACATGGACCTCACGTGCTTATTCAAACGATTTGAACGACCCCATCGCCGTGGCTACCAATCGTACCGTTTACTGGCGCAAATTTTTAGACGATGCGACGATGAACGGTGAAGTCTTTCACTCCGGCAACAACTACCGTTACCTGCGTTATGCGGATGTGTTGCTGCTGTATGCGGAAGCGTTGAACGCATTGGGGCAAACGACGCAGGCCTATACTTTCGTTGACAAAGTAAGAGTGCGTGCGGGTTTGAAAACGCTGACAGCAGCTATGCCGGGCTTGAGCCAACAAGCTTTTTTAACGCAGTTAAAACACGAGCGCATCACCGAGCTTTCGGGCGAAGGCCATCGCTGGGAAGACCTGATTCGCTGGGGCGATTTAAGCGCATCGCTTTCATCGAAAGATCCGGCCTTTGTCAATTTCAAAACAGGCAAAAATGAAGTGTTGCCCATCCCGCAATTTGATTTGGACAACAACCCGAACCTGAAACAAAATCCGGGTTATTGA
- a CDS encoding SusC/RagA family TonB-linked outer membrane protein has product MTAMDRSLRKTKKLSSDESMGFKLKIIFLFFLFALFTALACFAQQRTVTGRVTSADNQPLAGISVTVKGTTTGTSTDANGNFSINAATGSTLVFSGVGVNIQEATVGAGNTVNATLQSNAAALNEVVVIGYQTVRRKDLTGATGVVNMNNVSRITSQSVGEAIQGTVPGVTVRNGGAPGANSTIEIRGVSNFSSTSPLYVIDGMLADANTTINPDDVATIQVLKDASAAAIYGSRAGNGVIIITTKKGREGPSRVTFSARYGIQQLPKKWNVMDAPQYLKTVQQEFQNSGVTLPTGIAAQLTNNTINTNWQNEVYRTGAVQDYNVGLSGGSQTANILVSAGYYKNKGILIANDFERASFRINSEARKGRITFGENMVLSNSNGKNPGGGLNAFYEAPLSLPIVAVKGSQYAGIPANPGAWGMGTSDVPSYASNYIANAALDRQTYNFAKLLGNAYVDVRIVNGLTYRFNAGAEVSFDTYKEIRDTGIWRYANQPPNTSINESRQRFTNLLLEHTLNFNRNFGRHAISAVVGFSRTEQKREVTSGGRVNLVNANGTLFTTIGSATGALSAAGGTPVFWRSHGYLGRINYTYDDRYLLTLTGRIDQDSRFGPNFQTGRFPSVAAAWRINREKFFHVNWINDLKLRASYGKLGFSDVLGSWDYFSVINVFPRAVYGISQGVFAGAYQSQLTNPDLRWEERTQKNAGFDANVLNNRLTVSFDVYNALSKDLLVFLTPPPYLGFSGTVATNTASMRNTGVEFSATYRSRPTSSSPWRWDVSANFTTIKNRVLGVGERGKDASGNAVDYIESTNFIRAQVGHSIGEWYVIKTAGIFKSQQEIDSYVSKSGQKVQPNAKPGDVRYVDANGDGQINNNDRQYAGSPWPNLQTGAQFNASYKQFSFNLQLVGVFGNKIYNDIRRNLDAYQVNNFRKDINPWSPANPNGTDPRLAVDQASDPTVSFNNMAQTDRWLESGSYLRIRNVEIAFALPKTFLNRFNFSSARVYVSGQNIATFTKYKGLDPDVQGTGVISRGFDAGNWPSSRILSFGIQADF; this is encoded by the coding sequence ATGACTGCTATGGACCGCTCTTTACGAAAAACGAAAAAGCTTTCTTCAGATGAAAGCATGGGTTTCAAACTCAAGATTATTTTTCTTTTTTTCCTGTTTGCGCTTTTCACGGCACTGGCCTGCTTTGCGCAACAGCGCACCGTTACAGGCCGCGTTACCTCGGCCGATAACCAACCTTTGGCGGGTATCTCGGTTACAGTGAAAGGCACAACGACGGGAACTTCTACGGACGCCAACGGCAATTTTTCCATTAACGCGGCTACCGGTTCTACGCTTGTGTTTAGCGGCGTAGGCGTGAACATACAGGAAGCCACCGTAGGCGCTGGCAACACGGTGAACGCAACGCTTCAAAGCAATGCCGCCGCACTAAACGAAGTCGTTGTCATCGGCTATCAAACCGTACGCAGAAAAGACTTAACGGGTGCTACCGGCGTAGTGAACATGAACAACGTGAGCCGCATTACATCACAGTCTGTAGGCGAAGCCATACAAGGCACCGTGCCGGGTGTAACGGTGCGCAACGGCGGTGCGCCGGGTGCAAATTCGACGATTGAAATAAGAGGCGTTTCCAACTTCAGCAGCACCTCGCCTTTGTATGTGATTGACGGAATGCTGGCCGATGCCAACACGACTATCAATCCCGACGACGTAGCCACGATACAGGTTTTGAAAGACGCTTCGGCTGCCGCCATTTACGGTTCCCGTGCGGGCAACGGCGTCATCATCATTACCACAAAAAAAGGACGAGAAGGTCCGTCGCGGGTAACTTTTTCGGCACGTTACGGCATTCAGCAATTGCCCAAAAAATGGAACGTGATGGATGCGCCGCAATATTTAAAAACGGTGCAGCAGGAGTTTCAAAATTCAGGCGTAACGCTGCCCACAGGCATTGCCGCGCAATTGACCAACAATACCATTAATACCAATTGGCAAAACGAAGTCTATCGCACCGGTGCTGTGCAGGACTACAACGTCGGTCTTTCGGGCGGTTCGCAAACGGCTAATATTCTGGTGTCGGCGGGTTATTACAAAAACAAAGGCATCTTGATCGCCAATGATTTTGAACGGGCTTCTTTTCGTATCAATTCGGAAGCACGCAAAGGGCGCATCACCTTTGGTGAGAACATGGTGCTGAGCAACAGCAACGGCAAAAACCCGGGCGGTGGGTTGAATGCTTTTTATGAGGCGCCTTTGTCTTTGCCCATTGTTGCGGTGAAAGGTTCGCAGTATGCAGGTATTCCCGCCAATCCCGGCGCATGGGGCATGGGCACGTCGGACGTTCCGTCCTATGCAAGCAACTACATTGCTAATGCTGCGTTGGACAGACAGACCTACAACTTTGCAAAACTCCTGGGCAACGCTTACGTTGACGTACGCATCGTTAACGGCCTGACGTATCGCTTTAACGCGGGTGCGGAAGTAAGCTTTGATACGTACAAAGAAATTCGCGACACGGGCATTTGGCGCTATGCCAATCAACCGCCGAATACAAGCATTAACGAAAGCCGCCAACGCTTTACAAACTTGTTGCTAGAACATACCTTGAACTTCAACCGCAACTTTGGCCGCCATGCCATCAGTGCCGTAGTAGGCTTCTCCCGCACCGAACAAAAGCGTGAAGTGACAAGCGGCGGCAGGGTAAACCTTGTAAACGCAAACGGTACTTTGTTCACAACCATCGGCTCTGCCACAGGCGCACTTTCGGCAGCGGGAGGCACGCCGGTCTTTTGGCGTTCGCACGGTTATCTCGGACGCATTAATTACACCTACGATGATCGTTATTTGCTGACGCTGACGGGCCGCATTGACCAGGACTCACGCTTCGGCCCCAACTTTCAAACAGGCCGCTTTCCATCAGTGGCCGCGGCTTGGCGTATTAACCGTGAAAAGTTCTTTCACGTAAACTGGATCAATGATTTGAAACTGCGTGCATCTTACGGTAAGCTTGGCTTTAGCGATGTGTTGGGTTCCTGGGATTATTTCTCCGTCATTAATGTTTTCCCACGGGCTGTTTACGGCATCAGCCAGGGCGTGTTTGCCGGCGCTTATCAATCGCAGTTAACCAATCCTGATTTACGTTGGGAAGAAAGAACGCAGAAGAATGCCGGCTTTGACGCAAACGTTTTAAACAATCGCTTAACCGTGTCCTTCGATGTGTACAATGCTTTATCGAAAGACCTGCTCGTGTTCTTAACGCCCCCGCCTTACTTGGGCTTTAGCGGAACGGTTGCCACCAACACGGCCTCAATGCGCAACACGGGTGTTGAATTCAGTGCTACGTACCGTAGCCGGCCAACCAGTTCCTCGCCCTGGCGTTGGGACGTGTCGGCCAATTTCACGACCATTAAAAACCGCGTTCTTGGTGTAGGTGAAAGAGGAAAAGATGCCAGCGGCAACGCCGTTGATTACATTGAATCCACAAACTTTATCCGGGCGCAAGTGGGCCACTCTATTGGCGAGTGGTACGTGATAAAAACGGCCGGCATTTTTAAAAGCCAACAGGAAATTGATTCTTACGTGAGCAAGAGCGGGCAAAAAGTTCAACCAAACGCCAAACCCGGCGACGTACGTTACGTTGACGCAAACGGTGATGGACAAATCAACAACAATGACCGTCAGTACGCCGGTTCGCCCTGGCCCAATTTGCAAACTGGCGCACAGTTTAACGCATCGTACAAGCAGTTTAGTTTTAACCTGCAATTGGTGGGCGTCTTCGGCAACAAAATTTACAACGACATTCGCCGCAACCTTGATGCGTACCAGGTGAATAATTTCCGCAAGGACATTAATCCCTGGTCGCCAGCTAATCCGAACGGTACCGACCCGCGTCTTGCCGTTGACCAGGCAAGTGATCCAACAGTTTCCTTTAACAACATGGCGCAAACCGACCGCTGGCTGGAGAGCGGTTCTTACCTGCGCATTCGCAACGTAGAAATTGCCTTTGCGTTGCCGAAGACGTTTTTAAACCGTTTTAATTTCTCCAGTGCACGCGTGTACGTGAGCGGACAAAACATCGCCACCTTCACCAAGTACAAAGGACTTGATCCGGATGTGCAGGGAACCGGTGTTATTTCGCGTGGCTTTGACGCAGGCAATTGGCCCTCAAGCCGCATTCTTTCTTTCGGCATTCAGGCTGATTTTTAA
- a CDS encoding ligand-binding sensor domain-containing protein has product MRRTTIAILLFLFAQTSQAQNDYYFRHYQVENGLSHNTVMCSVQDEQGFLWLGTKDGLNRFDGTSFKVFRHDEDDSTTIGNDYVRYLYKDPSGRLFAGTQRGLYQYHSRTESFTHIPSSGTKTIKEVLSDGRGKLWYIAEGTLVQRDEKKRTTRFFSVDKYFSATSMCLTRDGKFWVATSDGLLKKYNAAMDGFVTYNVFANKAVTTQWIEKIYATSDGKILIGTAAYGVLAFDVATASFASVTSQNSDGTGIFVRDMLAYGPHEYWFATESGLFVYNETAHKVINLKKNYHNPYALSDNAVYTLCKDKEGGLWAGTFFGGVNYYAPQLSHFKKYFPDYSEQTISGNAVREIVKDKYNNLWIGTEDAGLNKLSPNGNLTHFMPAGRQNSLAYYNVHGLLAVGDELWIGTFEHGLDVLNIPSGNVVRHYNAGNGAGDLKSNFVFSLCQTKSGEILIGTTAGVFRYNKMANNFSPVTLLSGYTYDILEDHNGVWWSATIAEGIKFFDPKTRRSGSFQYDPKNKASIGNNMVNTLFEDSRENLWIGTEGGGVSRLSADRKRLKRFTTKNGLPSNFVFKILEDDQRQLWITTSQGLVQLNPETEATKIFTSANGLLNDQFNYNSGHKDETGRLFFGSVKGMISFMPSELTVDRFVPLVVFTGFQVNNKEAVIGEKNTLQQSIVYTNTIGLSHDQSSFSIDFAALSFAAPQMNHYAYKMDGVNTGWTYLEKNRKVYFTDLSPGKYTFRVKSANSSGVWSPKETTLSITVLPPWWKSSPAYVFYILLTVCLAFLGIGYYHRRVKEENEQKLARLHYQKEKELYEAKMGFFTNLAHEIKTPLTLIKAPLERVIQKTEDRQDIKNSLAIMERNTERLIDLTNQLLDYRQTEAGGFTLTFTEVNVSGLLEEIFGSFKPLAEQKNLHYSLHLPAKTLVSYADSDALTKIITNLLSNAVKYAGEKVAVKLVHESENFFIEIANDGHLIPADMREKIFEPFVRLLKNEKQKGTGIGLALVRSLTELHGGTVSVKDHALLNIFVLALPVRNEGIAQKGITLVHQNTIVKSRS; this is encoded by the coding sequence GTGAGACGAACCACGATTGCCATACTTCTCTTTCTTTTTGCACAAACATCGCAAGCACAAAACGATTATTATTTCCGTCATTACCAGGTAGAGAATGGACTTTCTCACAATACCGTTATGTGCAGCGTTCAGGACGAGCAGGGTTTTTTATGGCTGGGAACAAAGGATGGTTTAAACCGCTTTGACGGCACCTCGTTCAAAGTTTTCCGGCACGACGAAGACGACAGCACCACCATCGGCAACGATTACGTTCGCTATTTGTACAAAGACCCTTCGGGGCGATTGTTTGCGGGCACGCAACGCGGCCTTTATCAATACCATTCACGCACCGAAAGCTTTACGCACATTCCTTCGTCAGGCACAAAAACCATCAAAGAAGTGCTGAGCGATGGCCGCGGCAAACTTTGGTACATCGCCGAAGGCACGTTGGTTCAGCGAGATGAAAAGAAAAGAACAACGCGTTTTTTTTCTGTTGATAAATATTTCAGTGCAACCTCTATGTGCCTGACAAGAGACGGAAAATTTTGGGTGGCAACCTCTGACGGATTGCTCAAAAAATACAACGCAGCGATGGACGGTTTTGTTACGTACAACGTTTTTGCAAACAAAGCCGTGACTACGCAATGGATTGAAAAAATTTACGCAACAAGCGACGGAAAAATTTTGATTGGAACGGCGGCTTACGGCGTGCTTGCGTTTGACGTTGCGACGGCTTCTTTTGCATCCGTCACCAGCCAAAACAGCGACGGCACAGGGATATTTGTGCGGGATATGCTGGCTTACGGTCCGCACGAATACTGGTTTGCCACCGAGTCGGGGCTTTTTGTTTACAACGAGACGGCGCACAAGGTCATCAATCTCAAGAAAAATTATCACAACCCTTATGCTTTGTCCGACAATGCGGTTTACACCTTGTGCAAAGACAAGGAAGGCGGCTTGTGGGCCGGAACATTTTTTGGCGGCGTAAATTATTACGCACCGCAGCTTTCGCATTTTAAAAAATATTTTCCCGATTACAGTGAGCAAACCATCAGCGGCAATGCCGTTCGCGAAATTGTAAAAGACAAATACAACAATCTTTGGATAGGCACTGAAGACGCAGGCCTGAACAAACTTTCACCGAACGGAAATCTCACGCATTTCATGCCTGCCGGCCGTCAAAACAGTTTGGCTTATTACAACGTTCACGGGCTACTTGCCGTGGGCGACGAATTGTGGATCGGGACGTTTGAACACGGCCTTGACGTGCTCAACATTCCGTCGGGAAACGTGGTACGGCATTACAACGCAGGCAACGGAGCAGGCGATTTAAAAAGCAATTTTGTTTTCTCGCTTTGCCAAACGAAAAGCGGCGAGATATTGATTGGTACCACCGCCGGTGTCTTCCGCTACAACAAGATGGCAAACAACTTTTCTCCCGTTACCCTTTTGAGCGGTTACACCTACGACATTCTGGAAGACCACAACGGCGTTTGGTGGAGCGCCACCATTGCCGAAGGCATCAAATTTTTTGACCCGAAAACAAGACGAAGCGGTTCTTTTCAATACGATCCAAAAAACAAAGCCAGCATCGGCAACAACATGGTGAACACTCTGTTTGAAGACAGCCGGGAAAACCTTTGGATTGGAACGGAAGGCGGCGGCGTGTCGAGGCTTTCCGCCGACAGAAAAAGGCTCAAACGTTTTACAACAAAGAACGGTCTGCCGAGCAATTTTGTGTTTAAAATTCTGGAAGACGATCAGCGGCAACTTTGGATCACCACGTCGCAAGGCCTGGTACAATTGAATCCCGAAACGGAAGCCACAAAAATCTTTACTTCAGCCAACGGTTTGCTGAATGATCAGTTCAATTATAACTCCGGCCACAAAGACGAAACAGGCCGTTTGTTTTTTGGCAGCGTAAAAGGCATGATCAGTTTCATGCCTTCGGAATTAACGGTGGACAGGTTTGTGCCGCTGGTTGTTTTTACCGGCTTTCAGGTGAACAACAAAGAAGCCGTTATCGGTGAGAAAAACACCTTGCAGCAATCCATCGTTTACACAAATACCATCGGGCTTTCGCACGACCAATCTTCGTTCAGCATTGACTTTGCCGCGTTGAGTTTTGCGGCGCCGCAAATGAACCATTACGCATACAAAATGGACGGCGTAAACACGGGTTGGACTTATCTGGAAAAAAACCGTAAAGTTTATTTCACCGATCTGTCGCCGGGCAAGTACACTTTTCGTGTGAAGAGTGCCAACAGCAGCGGCGTGTGGAGCCCCAAAGAAACCACGCTTTCGATAACCGTTTTGCCGCCGTGGTGGAAATCGTCGCCGGCTTACGTCTTCTATATTTTACTAACCGTCTGCCTTGCTTTTCTTGGCATAGGTTACTATCACCGTCGCGTGAAAGAAGAGAACGAACAAAAATTGGCCCGTCTGCATTACCAAAAAGAAAAAGAATTGTATGAAGCCAAGATGGGCTTCTTTACCAACCTGGCACACGAAATCAAAACGCCGCTTACGCTCATCAAAGCGCCACTGGAACGGGTGATACAAAAAACCGAAGACCGTCAGGACATTAAAAACAGTTTGGCCATCATGGAACGAAACACCGAAAGGCTGATTGATTTAACCAACCAGTTGCTCGACTACCGTCAAACCGAAGCCGGCGGCTTTACGCTAACCTTTACCGAAGTGAACGTTTCGGGCCTGCTGGAAGAAATCTTTGGAAGCTTTAAACCACTTGCCGAACAAAAGAATTTGCACTACAGCCTGCACCTGCCCGCAAAAACGCTGGTGAGTTATGCCGACAGCGATGCCCTGACAAAAATCATCACCAACCTTTTGAGCAATGCCGTCAAATACGCCGGCGAAAAAGTAGCGGTGAAACTGGTGCACGAAAGCGAAAATTTTTTTATTGAAATTGCCAACGACGGACATTTAATTCCTGCCGACATGCGGGAGAAAATATTTGAGCCCTTTGTTCGGTTGCTGAAAAACGAAAAACAAAAAGGCACCGGCATCGGGCTTGCGCTGGTGCGTTCGTTAACCGAATTGCACGGCGGCACCGTTTCCGTAAAAGACCACGCGTTGCTGAATATTTTTGTGCTGGCACTGCCCGTTCGCAACGAAGGAATTGCGCAGAAAGGCATCACCCTTGTTCACCAAAACACAATTGTGAAAAGCCGTTCATGA
- a CDS encoding response regulator transcription factor, which translates to MNQATKPVVLLIDDNEEILEFLDEELSEKYTLLKAASAEAAFPLLKEESVQLIVSDVMMPGMDGFELCRLIKSDVEFSHIPLILLTAKNTLQSKIEGLEIGADAYIEKPFSPAYLQAQISTLLMNRSKLRDYFAQSPLVHLKSMAHSRADEQFLEELHVAIVAHMADEDLDVEKLAQHMAVSRPTLYRKIKAVSNMTPNELIHLTRLKKAAELLAAGTHKMYAITELVGYSSQTAFTRSFSKQFGMTPSEYQKREKEKSEK; encoded by the coding sequence ATGAACCAAGCCACCAAACCCGTTGTGCTGCTGATAGACGACAACGAAGAAATCCTTGAGTTTTTAGATGAAGAACTGAGCGAAAAATATACGCTGCTTAAAGCCGCCAGCGCCGAAGCCGCCTTCCCCTTGCTGAAAGAAGAAAGCGTTCAATTAATCGTGAGCGATGTGATGATGCCCGGCATGGACGGCTTTGAACTGTGCCGGCTCATTAAATCCGACGTAGAGTTTTCGCACATTCCGCTCATTCTGCTTACCGCAAAAAACACCTTGCAATCAAAAATTGAAGGCCTGGAAATTGGCGCCGATGCCTACATTGAGAAACCGTTTTCGCCGGCATATTTGCAGGCGCAAATTTCTACCTTGCTGATGAACCGCAGCAAGCTGCGCGACTACTTTGCGCAGTCGCCGCTGGTACACCTGAAAAGCATGGCCCATTCCCGCGCCGACGAACAGTTTTTGGAAGAACTGCACGTCGCTATAGTGGCGCACATGGCCGACGAAGACCTGGACGTAGAGAAGCTGGCGCAACACATGGCGGTAAGCCGGCCCACGCTTTACCGAAAGATAAAAGCGGTTTCCAACATGACGCCGAACGAACTGATTCATCTTACGCGGCTGAAAAAAGCCGCCGAGCTTTTGGCTGCGGGCACGCACAAAATGTATGCGATAACGGAGTTGGTCGGCTATTCATCGCAAACGGCTTTTACCCGCAGCTTTTCAAAACAGTTCGGCATGACGCCATCGGAATACCAAAAGCGTGAGAAGGAGAAAAGTGAGAAGTGA